A window from Alkalicoccobacillus plakortidis encodes these proteins:
- a CDS encoding glycosyl hydrolase family 95 catalytic domain-containing protein, translating to MSETGKQTASIHYGCDGWTAHHNSDIWRHSLPSRKQKSW from the coding sequence CTGAGCGAGACTGGCAAACAAACTGCTTCCATTCATTATGGATGTGATGGTTGGACGGCTCATCATAATTCTGACATTTGGAGACACTCTCTTCCAAGCAGGAAACAAAAATCATGGTGA
- a CDS encoding glycosyl hydrolase family 95 catalytic domain-containing protein, with translation MASAWLSQHVWEHYLFHLDEQYLSEFAYPIMKGAAEFCLDWLILNQDGYLITSPSTSPEHCFMINGKPCGVSEASTMDMALIRELFVNVLEAATILDTDQAFSLNLEKALEKLIPYQIGERNRLQEWSEDFLDHEEKHRHVSHLYGVYPGSHLTQKSAEPFLDAAKKALIIRSNEGTGWSLAWKICLWARFGDGEQAHQLIENLLELAEDQSGFAQKGGVYNNLFDAHPPFQIDGNFGYTAGVVEMLVQSHNDYLEFLPTLPKQWNKGRLKGVRARGGFIIDIEWVEEKLVHASILSEKGQPIKLFSTHQVLVHSEGEQVETTFNSKESILSFPTTAWTKISNY, from the coding sequence ATGGCTAGCGCTTGGCTGTCTCAACATGTTTGGGAGCATTACCTGTTCCACTTAGATGAACAATATCTAAGTGAATTCGCCTATCCTATCATGAAAGGAGCTGCTGAATTTTGCCTTGATTGGCTTATCCTAAATCAAGATGGCTATCTCATTACATCGCCATCTACTTCTCCTGAGCACTGCTTTATGATAAACGGTAAACCATGTGGTGTAAGTGAAGCCTCAACGATGGATATGGCGTTAATAAGGGAGTTGTTTGTAAATGTGTTAGAGGCAGCAACCATTTTAGATACGGACCAAGCTTTCAGTTTAAATCTAGAGAAGGCATTAGAGAAGCTGATCCCCTATCAAATCGGTGAGCGTAATCGACTACAAGAGTGGTCAGAGGATTTTCTGGATCATGAAGAAAAGCACAGGCACGTTTCACATCTATATGGTGTCTATCCTGGCAGTCATCTTACTCAAAAAAGTGCTGAACCATTCTTAGATGCAGCCAAAAAAGCACTTATTATACGAAGTAACGAGGGCACTGGCTGGAGTTTAGCATGGAAAATCTGTTTATGGGCTCGATTTGGAGATGGAGAACAAGCTCATCAACTAATTGAAAACTTACTCGAGCTAGCTGAGGATCAATCTGGATTTGCACAAAAAGGTGGCGTGTACAACAATTTATTTGATGCCCATCCTCCCTTTCAGATTGATGGTAATTTCGGCTACACTGCCGGAGTTGTTGAGATGTTAGTCCAGTCTCATAACGATTATCTTGAATTTTTACCTACTCTGCCAAAACAATGGAATAAAGGAAGACTAAAAGGGGTTAGAGCTCGCGGCGGATTTATTATTGATATAGAATGGGTCGAAGAAAAGTTAGTTCATGCTTCCATATTATCTGAAAAAGGTCAGCCCATAAAATTATTCTCTACACATCAAGTGCTCGTACATTCAGAAGGAGAACAAGTGGAAACGACTTTTAACTCAAAAGAAAGTATTCTGTCCTTTCCAACTACAGCTTGGACAAAAATATCAAATTACTAG
- a CDS encoding SGNH/GDSL hydrolase family protein, with product MLNKNDTLILIGDSITENGRFEDPQEIGIGYAAIIHDFLTVKHPELNLTVLNKGIGGNRVTDLEARWQQDVIELEPDWVSISIGINDVWRQFDQPEMEQVHPELFEEVYDRLLKQVVDRTDAGIILMEPTIIQEQTDSKENLTLKPYIEATNKLASKYQAILVPTHQAFQNYLEAGSKVPLTTDGVHMNSKGDILMASTWLHSFYKS from the coding sequence ATGTTAAATAAAAACGATACACTCATTCTAATAGGAGATAGCATTACTGAAAATGGTCGATTTGAGGACCCACAAGAAATCGGGATTGGCTACGCAGCCATCATTCATGATTTTCTCACCGTTAAACATCCTGAGTTAAACCTTACTGTCTTAAATAAAGGCATTGGTGGTAATCGAGTGACCGATCTTGAAGCAAGATGGCAGCAGGATGTCATTGAACTTGAACCAGATTGGGTCTCAATTTCGATTGGTATTAATGATGTTTGGAGACAATTCGACCAACCAGAAATGGAACAGGTGCACCCCGAGCTTTTCGAAGAAGTCTACGACCGTCTTCTTAAACAGGTGGTTGACCGGACTGATGCCGGAATCATTCTAATGGAACCAACGATTATTCAGGAACAGACAGATTCTAAAGAGAACCTGACGTTGAAGCCTTATATTGAAGCAACAAATAAACTTGCTTCAAAGTATCAGGCCATACTCGTTCCTACCCATCAGGCTTTTCAAAACTACCTTGAAGCAGGTTCAAAGGTTCCATTAACAACTGATGGAGTTCATATGAATTCTAAAGGAGATATCCTCATGGCCTCTACGTGGCTCCACTCCTTTTATAAGAGTTAA
- a CDS encoding AI-2E family transporter, producing MVLGGTNTGLQLMILAAVLLIVRRIIEPKVLGDSIGLAALPTVLSMYFGYVFFGVMGLILGPFVYIAIRSAKEAGLFELNMTGDLSNQPLKK from the coding sequence ATGGTGTTGGGCGGTACAAATACAGGACTTCAATTAATGATTTTGGCAGCTGTTTTACTTATTGTTAGACGAATTATTGAACCTAAAGTACTCGGAGACTCCATTGGCCTAGCTGCATTGCCAACTGTTTTATCGATGTATTTTGGTTATGTGTTCTTTGGTGTTATGGGATTAATCCTTGGGCCATTTGTATATATTGCTATTCGATCTGCAAAGGAAGCAGGATTATTTGAATTAAATATGACTGGCGATTTATCGAACCAACCTTTAAAGAAATAA
- the ytvI gene encoding sporulation integral membrane protein YtvI: MFNQVLVKRILTLIAILAITVFVYFNFSLFSPILFALLTAMIFEPFVKMLKKHLKTEKRILPVTIVFLLFVTVGGYLLYLTFTRVIRVIYDLSLQLPQYAREVQIFIDNFIVSFNQTIAEIPQGNQIVREIERQSEGLFDRAVGITSDILSGITSILTAIPNMLFVLLVYLITLFLFSLDLPRLLNLFFNLFKMETASKLRFVFQRMSKVFLGYWKAQFILSVGVFIVTYISLLFVSPKYALIMSVLIWLVDIIPLYVGPSLNSCTLGNPSYGVGRYKYRTSINDFGSCFTYC, encoded by the coding sequence TTGTTTAATCAAGTTTTAGTCAAACGAATTTTGACTTTGATTGCTATTCTTGCAATCACTGTTTTTGTATATTTTAACTTTTCGCTGTTTTCACCGATTTTGTTCGCCTTACTGACTGCTATGATTTTTGAGCCTTTTGTGAAAATGCTCAAGAAACATCTTAAAACAGAGAAGAGAATTCTTCCTGTAACCATTGTGTTTTTGCTTTTTGTTACAGTTGGTGGTTATCTACTATACTTAACCTTTACTAGGGTCATTCGAGTTATCTATGATTTGTCACTGCAGCTGCCACAATATGCTCGAGAAGTTCAAATCTTTATTGATAACTTTATTGTTAGCTTTAACCAGACCATTGCTGAAATTCCACAGGGAAATCAAATCGTGCGTGAAATAGAAAGACAATCAGAGGGTTTATTTGATCGGGCTGTAGGCATTACTTCCGATATTCTCTCAGGTATAACTTCTATTTTAACGGCTATTCCTAATATGCTATTTGTATTACTTGTGTATTTGATTACATTGTTCTTATTCAGTTTGGATCTTCCAAGGCTGCTTAACCTGTTTTTTAATTTATTTAAAATGGAAACAGCCAGCAAGCTTAGATTTGTGTTTCAACGTATGAGCAAGGTGTTTCTAGGATATTGGAAAGCTCAATTCATTTTGAGCGTAGGGGTTTTTATTGTTACTTATATCAGTTTGTTATTTGTCTCGCCAAAGTATGCATTGATTATGTCTGTCCTAATTTGGCTTGTGGACATTATTCCACTGTATGTAGGACCAAGCCTTAATTCTTGTACCTTGGGGAATCCTAGCTATGGTGTTGGGCGGTACAAATACAGGACTTCAATTAATGATTTTGGCAGCTGTTTTACTTATTGTTAG
- a CDS encoding SDR family NAD(P)-dependent oxidoreductase: MDLKLDVLKKAAEGIDATDLLLLDGNVGKEEDVEAFVSKTKEKYGRIDVFVNNAGINGEFKNLVDQTTENFEMVMNVNLKGVFYGLKHVMRVMNEQKSGAIVNTASNGGLLGAPGMGLYVASKHGVIGLTKTAALEGAPNNIRVNAVAPSGVDTQMMRSIESNAESTGAKDPRKQFEASVPLNRYATSEEIANLMAFLASDDAAFISGTYYRIDGGQGATSV; encoded by the coding sequence GTGGATTTAAAATTAGATGTCTTGAAAAAAGCGGCTGAAGGTATTGACGCAACTGATCTTCTTTTACTTGATGGAAATGTAGGAAAAGAAGAGGATGTTGAAGCGTTTGTTTCTAAAACAAAAGAAAAATACGGTCGAATTGATGTATTTGTTAACAATGCTGGTATCAACGGTGAGTTTAAAAATCTTGTAGATCAAACAACTGAGAATTTTGAAATGGTTATGAACGTTAACCTAAAAGGTGTATTTTATGGTTTGAAACACGTTATGCGTGTAATGAATGAACAAAAGAGCGGTGCAATTGTGAATACAGCTTCTAATGGTGGACTATTAGGTGCTCCAGGTATGGGACTATACGTAGCTTCAAAACATGGTGTGATAGGTTTAACAAAAACAGCAGCACTTGAAGGAGCACCAAACAATATAAGAGTAAATGCAGTTGCTCCATCAGGTGTGGACACACAAATGATGAGATCAATTGAATCAAACGCAGAATCAACTGGTGCAAAAGATCCAAGAAAGCAATTTGAAGCTAGTGTTCCGTTAAATCGATATGCGACCTCAGAAGAAATCGCAAATCTTATGGCATTCCTAGCCTCAGATGATGCTGCCTTTATTTCCGGAACGTACTACCGAATTGATGGTGGACAAGGAGCTACTTCCGTTTAA
- a CDS encoding FMN-dependent NADH-azoreductase produces MSKVLFIKANDRPADQAVSVMMYDAFLASYKEANPSDTVTELDLFKADLPYYGNEAITANYKKSQGMELTSEDQTYIDLTEQYLGQFFDADKIVFATPLWNGTVPAPLVTYISYLAQAGRTFKYTAEGPVGLAGDKKVAVLAARGSDYALDFMVDGEMAVRFVNRNLALWGILEPTELIIEGHNQYPERSQEIIADGLVEVTKAAASF; encoded by the coding sequence ATGTCTAAAGTTTTATTTATCAAAGCAAATGACCGCCCTGCTGATCAAGCAGTAAGCGTTATGATGTATGATGCATTCCTTGCATCTTATAAAGAAGCTAATCCTAGCGACACTGTTACAGAATTGGATCTTTTCAAAGCGGACCTTCCTTACTATGGTAACGAAGCGATCACTGCTAACTACAAAAAGAGCCAAGGAATGGAATTAACTTCAGAGGATCAAACGTACATTGATCTTACTGAGCAATACCTTGGTCAGTTCTTCGACGCTGATAAAATTGTTTTCGCTACACCTTTATGGAATGGAACGGTTCCAGCACCACTTGTAACGTACATTTCGTACCTTGCACAAGCTGGACGTACATTTAAATATACAGCAGAAGGTCCAGTTGGACTTGCTGGTGATAAAAAAGTAGCCGTACTTGCTGCACGTGGTTCTGACTACGCTCTTGATTTCATGGTAGACGGTGAAATGGCTGTACGTTTTGTAAACAGAAACCTTGCTCTTTGGGGTATTCTTGAGCCAACTGAACTAATTATTGAAGGTCACAATCAATACCCTGAGCGTTCTCAGGAAATTATTGCTGACGGATTAGTTGAAGTAACAAAAGCTGCTGCTTCATTCTAA
- a CDS encoding SDR family NAD(P)-dependent oxidoreductase — translation MRLKTKIAIVTGASQGIGEGITRTFAREGASVVVADVNTELGTNLVNELKENGVAAYFVEADVSKEDQVKQLINKTVDVFGGVDILINNAAMTVRKSVEDTTFEEWQQILGVNLTGAFLCSKYAIAEMKKRGGGAIVNIASWHAEKTITRLAAYAASKGGLTALTRQMSLDLGPHNIRVNAVCPSTVDTPLLEKTFASLDDPEEAFNQTLKFQPFGRIGTVDDIANACLFMVSDEATYVSGQTLMVDGAAINKIARPLMFD, via the coding sequence ATGAGGTTAAAAACCAAAATAGCCATTGTGACAGGAGCAAGTCAAGGTATTGGCGAGGGCATTACGCGAACCTTTGCTAGAGAAGGCGCGAGTGTAGTTGTTGCGGATGTGAATACAGAACTGGGAACCAATCTAGTGAACGAACTAAAAGAAAATGGTGTAGCTGCATACTTTGTTGAGGCAGATGTTAGTAAGGAAGATCAAGTTAAACAGTTAATAAATAAAACAGTTGATGTATTTGGTGGGGTGGATATCCTCATTAATAATGCAGCCATGACGGTACGTAAATCAGTTGAAGATACCACGTTTGAAGAGTGGCAGCAGATTTTAGGTGTGAATCTAACCGGAGCTTTTTTATGTTCGAAATATGCAATTGCTGAGATGAAAAAGCGTGGGGGAGGTGCGATTGTTAACATTGCGTCTTGGCATGCGGAAAAAACAATCACACGTCTTGCAGCATACGCTGCATCGAAGGGTGGTTTAACTGCACTGACAAGACAGATGTCGCTTGACTTAGGGCCACATAATATTCGTGTAAATGCGGTATGTCCAAGTACAGTAGATACGCCGTTATTAGAGAAAACCTTCGCAAGTCTTGATGATCCAGAAGAAGCTTTTAATCAAACCCTTAAATTCCAGCCGTTTGGCCGAATTGGTACGGTTGATGACATTGCGAATGCATGCTTGTTTATGGTTTCTGATGAAGCAACATACGTCAGTGGCCAAACGTTGATGGTAGACGGGGCCGCGATTAATAAAATTGCTCGTCCTTTGATGTTTGATTAA
- a CDS encoding GNAT family N-acetyltransferase — protein sequence MNNRISFRLAMLEDAEALLELTLRAYAPIRELGIHFAAATADLDLVKKNVLNNACYVMLRDDVIIATASLRMPWGQQPGPFGVPHLWWFATDPATSQKGDGSAFLHWLETAVVKDQLKTPYLSLGTADNHPWLIEMYERRGYVRSGSADLGKGHLTIYLKKTILPHLINKSNT from the coding sequence ATGAATAATCGAATCTCCTTTAGACTAGCTATGTTAGAAGATGCTGAGGCGCTACTTGAACTAACATTGCGTGCTTATGCACCTATTCGAGAGTTAGGCATTCATTTTGCCGCTGCAACAGCAGACCTCGACCTTGTGAAGAAAAATGTTCTAAATAACGCATGCTACGTCATGCTACGTGATGATGTCATCATCGCAACGGCAAGTCTGCGTATGCCATGGGGTCAACAACCTGGACCATTTGGTGTGCCACATCTTTGGTGGTTTGCAACTGACCCAGCAACTTCTCAAAAAGGGGATGGAAGTGCCTTCTTACATTGGCTTGAGACAGCAGTAGTAAAGGATCAGTTAAAGACTCCATACCTTTCTCTCGGGACCGCCGACAATCATCCATGGCTTATTGAGATGTATGAACGGCGTGGATATGTACGTTCTGGGAGCGCTGATCTTGGCAAGGGGCACCTTACCATTTATCTTAAAAAAACAATATTGCCTCATCTTATAAACAAATCAAACACCTAA
- a CDS encoding amino acid ABC transporter substrate-binding protein, with protein MKRTHSITLALGLTAIIALSACGNGDSSTEGGSEDKVLKVGATGQSYPFAYKEGDTLQGFDVEVIEHVADKIGYDVDWTLMEFSGVMGQLQAGKLDTVANQVAVTEERKELYDFSDTYSYAWTQIVVAEDNNEIKGLDDLAGKEVAAVLGSNHAKNLESKDPDGEINIRTYETQEGTLNDVALGRVDAYVNGRSVLLAQLELNDLPLKLVGDPIVYEEVGFPFSKDDTELREEVNQALDELREDGTLTELSEKYFKDDVSVPINEEQE; from the coding sequence ATGAAACGTACACATTCAATTACACTTGCACTTGGTCTGACAGCTATAATCGCTTTATCAGCTTGCGGAAATGGAGATTCATCTACTGAAGGTGGATCAGAAGATAAGGTTTTGAAGGTTGGGGCAACAGGACAAAGCTATCCATTTGCTTATAAAGAGGGAGATACGTTACAAGGATTTGATGTAGAGGTCATTGAGCATGTTGCCGATAAGATCGGCTATGATGTCGATTGGACACTTATGGAATTTAGTGGAGTTATGGGGCAACTACAAGCAGGAAAACTTGATACAGTGGCCAACCAAGTTGCCGTTACTGAAGAAAGAAAAGAACTCTATGACTTCTCAGACACATATTCCTATGCTTGGACTCAAATTGTTGTTGCAGAAGATAACAACGAAATAAAAGGTCTAGATGATCTGGCGGGTAAAGAAGTCGCTGCTGTTCTTGGTTCAAACCATGCCAAAAATCTAGAAAGTAAAGATCCAGATGGCGAGATTAATATTCGCACATATGAAACCCAAGAAGGTACATTAAATGACGTTGCCTTAGGCCGTGTTGATGCGTACGTAAATGGACGCAGTGTACTACTTGCACAATTGGAATTAAATGACCTTCCACTTAAGCTTGTAGGTGATCCTATTGTGTATGAAGAGGTTGGTTTCCCATTCTCCAAAGATGACACAGAGCTTAGAGAAGAAGTAAACCAAGCGTTAGATGAACTACGCGAAGACGGAACACTTACTGAGCTATCAGAGAAATATTTTAAAGATGATGTATCAGTTCCAATTAATGAAGAACAAGAGTAA
- a CDS encoding amino acid ABC transporter permease: MNFDFDYMISVFPVLLKALPLTLLMAVVSMILAVIMGGVLALITKGKIPVLYQLASIYISFFRAVPTIVQLFLIYFGLPQLFPVFSSLDALSAAIIGLSLKNSSYLAEIFRAALYSVDEGQIEACMTVGMTKTQAYIHIIIPQAIRNAIPATGNTFIGLLKETALAFTIGVTEMLASGKMAAASTLRFFEAYMAVALIYWVLVIGYSAVQSWFERIINKPYVR; this comes from the coding sequence ATGAATTTTGATTTTGATTATATGATTAGTGTCTTCCCTGTTCTATTAAAGGCTCTTCCGCTCACCCTACTTATGGCTGTGGTTTCAATGATTCTTGCGGTCATTATGGGTGGCGTTCTCGCCCTTATAACAAAAGGGAAGATTCCAGTACTTTATCAGCTGGCTTCCATTTACATCTCATTTTTTAGAGCAGTGCCTACCATTGTCCAATTGTTTTTAATCTATTTTGGACTACCACAGCTATTTCCGGTGTTTAGTTCGTTAGACGCACTATCCGCTGCCATTATTGGACTCAGTTTGAAGAACTCATCGTATCTTGCTGAAATTTTCCGTGCTGCTCTTTACTCAGTAGATGAAGGCCAGATAGAAGCTTGTATGACTGTCGGTATGACAAAAACCCAAGCCTATATCCACATTATTATTCCACAAGCGATTAGAAATGCTATTCCTGCTACCGGGAACACATTTATTGGTCTGCTTAAAGAAACAGCTCTTGCATTCACCATTGGTGTTACGGAAATGCTTGCTTCAGGAAAAATGGCTGCCGCTTCAACATTACGTTTCTTTGAAGCCTATATGGCGGTTGCTCTTATTTACTGGGTTCTGGTAATTGGATACAGTGCTGTTCAGAGTTGGTTTGAACGCATTATCAACAAACCATATGTGCGTTAG
- a CDS encoding amino acid ABC transporter ATP-binding protein translates to MIDIKNLKKRFGDQIVLDGIDLTVGNGEVVAVIGPSGSGKSTLLRCLNLLEEPEEGMIQVGDIKINATSYTKKETYELRKQSAMVFQNYNLFKNKTVLENIAASLRITKKMSKTEAHQIAFGLLEQVGLTEKASAYPVTLSGGQQQRVGIARALAVNPTALLLDEPTSALDPELVSEVLQVIRSIAKKDTTMMIVTHELAFAREVADRVIFMADGHIIEQGRARDLFDHPKHERTKRFIKQINQSDEPVTI, encoded by the coding sequence TTGATTGACATTAAGAACTTAAAAAAGCGATTTGGTGATCAAATTGTACTAGATGGAATTGACTTAACCGTTGGCAATGGTGAGGTTGTGGCTGTTATTGGTCCTTCTGGATCTGGGAAGTCTACACTACTTCGTTGTCTAAACCTTCTCGAAGAACCCGAAGAAGGTATGATACAAGTCGGTGATATAAAAATTAATGCCACAAGCTATACAAAAAAAGAAACATATGAATTACGTAAACAATCAGCAATGGTTTTTCAAAACTATAACTTATTTAAGAATAAAACCGTTTTAGAGAACATTGCTGCCTCCTTACGAATTACTAAGAAAATGAGCAAAACTGAGGCGCATCAAATCGCGTTTGGTCTACTTGAACAAGTTGGTTTAACTGAAAAAGCTTCCGCTTATCCAGTTACACTTTCTGGTGGACAGCAACAACGTGTAGGCATTGCCAGAGCATTAGCCGTGAATCCTACAGCCTTGCTGCTTGATGAGCCAACCTCAGCACTCGATCCAGAGCTTGTTTCAGAGGTTCTTCAGGTTATCAGGTCGATTGCAAAAAAAGACACAACAATGATGATTGTTACACATGAACTAGCCTTCGCCCGCGAAGTTGCCGACCGTGTTATTTTTATGGCAGACGGACATATTATTGAGCAAGGCCGTGCACGTGATTTATTTGACCACCCTAAGCATGAACGAACAAAACGTTTTATTAAACAAATTAACCAATCAGATGAACCCGTAACGATTTAA
- a CDS encoding MmgE/PrpD family protein: MNIIQKAWHNTATLGGIAAACACAYLKEFTVKQTERVIGLAATQASGMRNQFGTETKPLHAGLAAEQAYSSVRFIEFGLSSSRESLDGENGFLNLYGADEHQADLLTSDWGHSWRITSPGLWFKVYPFCSAAFHAADATFELLTQSNVQVENIQRIEVIFPPGGDAALVNKCPKNTDEGRFSVEYVVALILIKKSVSLDDFNQGTIGADIRALMDKINRRHDPDITASRRSAPKGRFTIVRLFQEDGEVLEARVDAPTGSPQKPLKLSQLEQKLRDSCDETQFENIKKAVNELSSVEQLTNLLKALY; the protein is encoded by the coding sequence ATGAACATTATACAAAAGGCTTGGCACAATACTGCTACACTAGGCGGAATTGCTGCTGCATGTGCCTGTGCGTATTTAAAAGAATTCACTGTAAAACAAACGGAGCGAGTTATTGGGCTCGCTGCAACACAGGCCTCGGGCATGCGCAATCAGTTTGGAACAGAGACAAAACCTCTACACGCAGGATTAGCAGCCGAGCAAGCCTACTCATCGGTTCGTTTCATTGAATTTGGCTTATCTAGTTCAAGGGAGTCGCTAGATGGGGAAAACGGGTTTCTTAATTTATATGGAGCTGATGAGCATCAGGCAGATTTATTAACCTCAGACTGGGGTCATAGCTGGAGGATCACCTCTCCTGGACTTTGGTTTAAAGTCTACCCATTCTGCTCAGCTGCTTTCCATGCTGCCGATGCAACATTTGAATTACTTACACAATCTAATGTTCAAGTAGAAAACATTCAGCGAATTGAAGTCATTTTCCCTCCAGGTGGTGATGCCGCTTTGGTAAATAAGTGTCCAAAAAACACTGATGAAGGACGTTTTAGTGTGGAGTATGTCGTAGCTCTTATCCTAATTAAAAAATCAGTATCATTAGATGATTTTAATCAAGGAACAATTGGGGCAGACATACGTGCGTTAATGGATAAAATAAATCGAAGGCACGATCCAGATATTACTGCTTCCCGTCGATCTGCTCCAAAAGGAAGATTCACGATTGTCCGTCTCTTTCAGGAAGATGGTGAAGTTCTCGAGGCTAGAGTTGACGCACCAACTGGATCTCCACAAAAACCACTTAAGCTCAGTCAGCTTGAACAAAAACTGAGAGACTCATGTGATGAAACTCAGTTTGAAAACATTAAAAAAGCAGTTAACGAGTTATCATCAGTTGAACAGTTAACTAACCTATTGAAAGCTCTTTACTGA
- a CDS encoding sodium-dependent transporter — translation MSNATEQWSSKLGFIYATAGSAIGLGAIWKFPYIVGQSGGGAFFIVFLLLTLFLGVPLLIGEYILGRHTGKDAILTYKTLAPRSAFQMTGWLGVICCFLILSFYSVIGGWSLLYLGSALSGQLSELSLGESQNYFGNLIASPALSLGAQLLFLMLTALVVAKGVQKGIERVSKWMIPALLVLLLILAIYSLTLDGAAQGIQYLLAPNFSAVDGETILFALGQAFFALSVGVSVMVTFSSYASKQQNLPASAMTLALMNIFVALLAGLVIFPGVFTFGFQPDEGPELIFAVLPAIFEQMAFGQLLLIAFFVLFMFAALSTAFSLLEIIVAAFVRGDQDKRKRASWFFALLIFIVGVPSTLSYGLLADLEFGGRSFFDTIDYLTSNILMPLGALLICLFIPRKISKETLWNEFSSGSNTGKRLFALWYSLVKYVAPIAICIVFIDQLFGLNLITILFG, via the coding sequence ATGTCAAATGCAACTGAACAATGGTCATCAAAGCTTGGATTTATCTATGCAACCGCGGGTAGTGCAATTGGACTCGGTGCAATTTGGAAATTTCCGTACATCGTTGGTCAAAGCGGAGGCGGTGCATTTTTTATTGTTTTTCTATTATTAACGCTTTTCTTAGGCGTCCCACTTCTTATTGGTGAATATATTCTAGGACGGCACACTGGTAAAGATGCCATCCTTACTTACAAAACATTAGCTCCCCGTTCCGCCTTTCAAATGACAGGTTGGCTAGGGGTGATCTGCTGTTTTCTCATTCTCTCCTTTTATAGTGTAATAGGTGGTTGGTCCCTCTTGTATTTGGGCTCAGCCCTTTCTGGACAGCTTTCAGAGTTATCACTAGGGGAATCCCAGAATTATTTTGGTAATCTTATTGCAAGTCCTGCGCTTTCGCTTGGGGCACAGCTTTTGTTTCTTATGCTAACCGCGTTAGTTGTCGCAAAAGGTGTGCAAAAAGGAATAGAACGAGTGAGCAAATGGATGATTCCTGCTTTGCTTGTGTTATTGCTCATTCTTGCCATCTATTCACTTACCCTTGATGGAGCGGCTCAAGGTATTCAATATCTACTTGCCCCAAATTTCTCAGCAGTAGATGGCGAAACGATTCTATTTGCGTTAGGGCAAGCTTTTTTTGCATTATCTGTTGGTGTCTCCGTTATGGTTACCTTCAGTTCCTATGCCTCAAAACAACAAAACCTGCCTGCATCGGCTATGACCTTAGCCTTAATGAATATCTTTGTAGCTCTACTTGCTGGTCTGGTTATCTTCCCAGGAGTCTTTACATTTGGGTTCCAACCAGATGAAGGTCCTGAATTAATTTTTGCTGTTTTGCCAGCTATCTTTGAACAGATGGCCTTTGGACAGTTGTTGCTTATTGCTTTTTTCGTCTTATTTATGTTTGCTGCACTAAGTACTGCGTTCTCTTTACTAGAAATTATCGTGGCTGCTTTTGTCCGTGGAGATCAAGATAAACGAAAACGCGCAAGTTGGTTCTTCGCTCTTCTTATTTTTATTGTTGGCGTTCCGTCTACTCTTTCCTACGGTTTATTAGCTGACTTAGAGTTTGGCGGAAGATCGTTTTTTGACACGATTGATTATTTAACAAGTAATATCTTAATGCCGCTTGGCGCTTTATTAATCTGTCTTTTTATACCAAGAAAGATAAGCAAAGAAACGTTATGGAATGAATTTTCTTCAGGTTCCAATACAGGAAAACGACTGTTTGCCCTGTGGTATTCATTAGTAAAATACGTTGCTCCGATTGCCATTTGTATTGTGTTTATTGATCAACTATTTGGCTTAAATTTGATCACGATTTTATTTGGATAA